GCTACCAGATCCAGTCCTCGGAGAACGGCTCCGACTGGAGGACCGTCACCTCCGTCAGCGCCGGCGACGGCGGCACCGACGACGTCACCCTCTCCGGGACCGGCCGCTACATCCGCATGAACGGCCTCACCCGTGCCACCGGATACGGCTTTTCCCTCTGGGAGTTCCAGGTGTACGGCTCCACCGACGGTGGCGGTCCGACGCTCCCGGGCGGCGGCGACCTCGGCCCCAACGTGCACGTCTTCGACCCGTCCACGCCTGGCATCCAGGGCAAGCTGGACCAGGTGTTCCAGGAGCAGGAGTCGGCCCAGTTCGGCTCGGGCCGGCACGCCTTCCTCTTCAAGCCGGGTACGTACAACAACCTGAACGCGCAGATCGGCTTCTACACCCAGATCGCCGGTCTTGGGCTCCGCCCGGGCGACACCACCATCAACGGCGACGTCACCGTCGACGCCGGCTGGTTCAACGGCAACGCCACCCAGAACTTCTGGCGCGGCGCGGAGGGCCTGACCCTCAACCCGGTCAACGGCACCAACCGGTGGGCCGTCTCGCAGGCATCGTCCTTCCGCCGCATGCACGTCAAGGGCGGTCTCAACCTGGCGCCGAACGGCTACGGCTGGGCCTCCGGCGGGTACATCGCCGACTCCAAGGTCGACGGCCAGGTCGGCAACTACTCCCAGCAGCAGTGGTACACCCGCGACAGCTCGATCGGCGGCTGGTCCAACAGCGTCTGGAACCAGACCTTCTCCGGCACCGAGGGCGCTCCGGCGACCTCCTTCCCCGAGCCCCGCTACACCACGCTCGACACCACGCCGATCTCCCGCGAGAAGCCCTACCTCTACCTCGACGGCAGCGAGTACAAAGTGTTCGCGCCCGCCAAGCGCGTCAACGCACGCGGCACCAGCTGGGCCAACGGCACCCCGCAGGGCGAGTCCATCCCGCTCAGCCAGTTCTACGTGGTCAAGCCCGGTGCCACCGCCGCCACCATCAACCAGGCGCTGGCCCAGGGCCTGCACCTGCTCTTCACCCCGGGCGTCTACCACGTCGACCAGACCATCAACGTGAACCGGGCGAACACCATCGTGCTCGGCCTCGGCCTCGCCACGATCATCCCGGACAACGGCGTCACCGCGATGAGGGTGGCCGACGTCGACGGGGTCCGGCTCGCCGGCTTCCTGATCGACGCGGGCCCGGTCAACTCCCCGACGCTGCTGGAGATCGGGCCGCAGGGCGCAGGCGCGGACCACGCCGCCAACCCCACCACCGTGCAGGACGTCTACATCCGCATCGGCGGCGCCCACGTCGGCAAGGCCACCACCAGCATGGTCGTGAACAGTGACGACGCGATCATCGACCACACCTGGGTCTGGCGCGCCGACCACGGCGAGGGCTGGGGCTGGGAGACCAACCGCGCCGACTACGGCGTCCGGGTCAACGGCGACGACGTGCTCGCCACCGGCCTGTTCGTCGAGCACTTCAACAAGTACGACGTCGAGTGGTACGGCGAGCGCGGCCGCACGATCTTCTACCAGAACGAGAAGGCGTACGACGCCCCCAACCAGGCCGCCATCCAGAACGGCACCACGAAGGGCTACGCCGCCTACCGCGTCGACGACTCGGTGAACACCCACGAGGCGTGGGGTCTCGGCAGCTACTGCAACTACAACGTCGACCCGACCATCGTCCAGGACCACGGCTTCAAGGCGCCCGTCAAGCCGGGCGTGAGGTTCCACAGCCTCCTGGTGGTCTCTCTCGGCGGAATGGGCCACTACAACCACGTCATCAACAACACCGGGGCGTCCACCATCCCCGCCGGCACCTCGACCGTGCCCTCGACGGTCGTCTCCTTCCCCTGACGCACCCTCGCTTCTCCGCCGGTCTCCGGTAACGCCACGGAGCCGACCGCAACTCCCCGGGCCGGGTGAACAGTCCCCGCGCCCCGGCCCGGGGCACCTACCGCACCACCCGACCAGCCAGGACGCCCTGACCCTGGCGCGTCACCGATAGTGACATGGGCATGCCACACCCGCCCGCCCCGAGAGAGCGCTGCATCGGCGGGTGAGCCCCATCCGGGAGCTGGTCGCACGTCACCGCCATTGACATCAGGAGCCGCAATGTCACATCCCCCCTCCATGGCCGCACCAGCCCGCCGCACGCGCGGCGCGGCGGCAGCCCTGACCCTCGGAGCGCTTCTCGCCTCCTCCCTCACCGCCCTTGCCACCGCGCCCGCCGCCAGCGCCGCTGAGACCCTGCTGTCCCAGGGCAAGACGGCCACCGCCTCCTCCTCCGAAGGCGCGGCCTTCTCCGCCGCCGCCGCCGTCGACGGCGACCTCACGGGCACCCGGTGGGCCAGCCAGTGGAGCGACGCCCAGTGGTTCCAGGTCGACCTCGGCGCGACCAAGGACCTGAGCCGCGTGGTCCTCACCTGGGAGGGCGCGTACGGCAAGAACTACGAGATCCAGGTCTCGGACGACGGGACCACCTGGCGCACGGCCAAGACCGTGACCGGCAGCGACGGCGGCACCGACGACATCGCGATCTCCGGTTCGGGCCGGTACGTGCGCATGAACGGCCTCGTCCGCTCCAGCGGCTACGGCTACTCGCTGTGGGAGTTCCAGGTGTACGGCGAGAGCGGCGGCACCACCCCGCCGCAGGGCGCCGTGCGCGTGGCGGGCTCTCAGGGCAACTGGCAGCTGACCGTCGGCGGGCAGCCGTACACCGTGAAGGGCCTCACCTGGGGTCCGGCGATGGCCGACGCCGCCCGCTACATGCCGGACCTGAAGTCCATGGGCGTCAACACCGTGCGGACCTGGGGGACCGACGCCTCCAGCAAGCCCCTGCTCGACGCGGCGGCCGCCCACGGTCTCAAGGTGATGAACGGCTTCTGGCTCCAGCCGGGCGGCGGCCCCGGCTCCGGTGGCTGCGTCAACTACGTCACCGACACGACGTACAAGAACACCATGCTCACCG
This portion of the Streptomyces changanensis genome encodes:
- a CDS encoding discoidin domain-containing protein, with amino-acid sequence MPVGIPVATPSRRRRPLPARKSIAGAVAAAVAGSLLALAPATTAHAAPTLLSQGKTATASSTEGPAFAASAAVDGNLTGTRWASSWQDAQWLQVDLGKSATLSHAVLTWEGAYGKSYQIQSSENGSDWRTVTSVSAGDGGTDDVTLSGTGRYIRMNGLTRATGYGFSLWEFQVYGSTDGGGPTLPGGGDLGPNVHVFDPSTPGIQGKLDQVFQEQESAQFGSGRHAFLFKPGTYNNLNAQIGFYTQIAGLGLRPGDTTINGDVTVDAGWFNGNATQNFWRGAEGLTLNPVNGTNRWAVSQASSFRRMHVKGGLNLAPNGYGWASGGYIADSKVDGQVGNYSQQQWYTRDSSIGGWSNSVWNQTFSGTEGAPATSFPEPRYTTLDTTPISREKPYLYLDGSEYKVFAPAKRVNARGTSWANGTPQGESIPLSQFYVVKPGATAATINQALAQGLHLLFTPGVYHVDQTINVNRANTIVLGLGLATIIPDNGVTAMRVADVDGVRLAGFLIDAGPVNSPTLLEIGPQGAGADHAANPTTVQDVYIRIGGAHVGKATTSMVVNSDDAIIDHTWVWRADHGEGWGWETNRADYGVRVNGDDVLATGLFVEHFNKYDVEWYGERGRTIFYQNEKAYDAPNQAAIQNGTTKGYAAYRVDDSVNTHEAWGLGSYCNYNVDPTIVQDHGFKAPVKPGVRFHSLLVVSLGGMGHYNHVINNTGASTIPAGTSTVPSTVVSFP